Proteins from one Sabethes cyaneus chromosome 2, idSabCyanKW18_F2, whole genome shotgun sequence genomic window:
- the LOC128736602 gene encoding protein lethal(3)malignant blood neoplasm 1 — protein sequence MLQTGLVNGSKIAVLLLSLVKAASKYYDGPIRPYEFGFNIEGHQHRRESKDENGVVMGEFGFITADNVYHVTVYATDENGNFKIVSMKNYKLGATASPAFGPAPRTPNAPFATSSTTPQPFRIITTAKPLTTAQPSGLAACGGCIVPELTTTTPKPIPTENPTPETSTQIASPFRIVNKNDIESIPTTSASRSVTTMMPNNPSKSNSAETPQKLIEKQQDTKAFNSKESTKSNESPATMQTRNKSPTTQTQPQPQPTAASNIATGSRGDFSEKQSDAKPKTSNAPQKSSPMTTKLDRLNTANMMIQHILNGLLYRFNYTVGYHGHHEQGDRQGNKEGGYYSIGRDGIRRGVTYKANEFGFQPHITFDKVAPEETPREETEKQAGLKGFDFKWFWGES from the exons ATTGCTGTGCTACTGTTATCCCTGGTGAAGGCAGCGTCCAAATATTATGACGGCCCGATTCGGCCGTACGAGTTTGGCTTCAACATCGAAGGTCACCAGCATCGGAGAGAATCGAAAG ATGAAAATGGCGTCGTCATGGGTGAGTTTGGTTTCATTACAGCCGATAACGTGTACCACGTCACAGTGTATGCAACGGACGAAAACGGAAACTTTAAAATAGTCAGTATGAAAAACTATAAACTGGGAGCAACTGCTTCACCCGCGTTCGGTCCTGCTCCGCGTACACCAAACGCGCCCTTTGCGACATCCTCAACCACACCGCAACCGTTTCGAATAATTACCACTGCCAAACCTCTGACGACCGCTCAACCATCCGGATTAGCCGCCTGCGGTGGGTGCATTGTACCGGAATTGACGACTACCACTCCGAAACCAATCCCAACGGAGAATCCAACACCCGAAACCAGTACTCAGATTGCTTCCCCTTTTAGGATTGTCAACAAGAACGACATAGAAAGCATACCAACAACCAGCGCTTCGAGATCGGTTACAACGATGATGCCCAACAACCCTTCAAAATCAAACTCTGCCGAAACACCGCAAAAGCTCATAGAGAAGCAACAAGACACGAAAGCTTTCAACTCAAAAGAGTCGACAAAGTCAAACGAATCCCCTGCTACTATGCAAACCCGCAACAAATCACCCACTACCCAAACTCAACCGCAACCGCAACCAACAGCGGCATCAAACATCGCCACCGGCAGCAGAGGCGATTTTAGTGAGAAACAATCAGACGCTAAACCGAAAACATCGAATGCACCGCAAAAAAGCTCACCAATGACGACGAAGCTCGATCGACTAAACACTGCCAACATGATGATCCAGCACATTCTCAATGGTTTACTGTACCGATTTAACTACACCGTCGGTTACCACGGTCACCACGAGCAAGGTGACCGCCAGGGCAACAAAGAAGGTGGCTACTACAGCATCGGTCGGGATGGCATCCGGCGGGGTGTTACCTACAAGGCGAACGAATTCGGCTTCCAGCCGCATATCACCTTCGATAAGGTTGCTCCCGAAGAGACACCCCGAGAGGAAACGGAAAAACAAGCCGGACTGAAAGGGTTCGATTTCAAATGGTTCTGGGGCGAGTCATAA